One genomic window of Syntrophorhabdaceae bacterium includes the following:
- a CDS encoding sugar transferase, with product MKRIFDLLAAIVILVIISIPLLIIALLVRLTSKGPVLHWSDRVGINNTIFRMPKFRTMRIETPPIATHLLDDPDKYLTPIGPLLRRFSLDEFPQLWSVLKGDMSLVGPRPALYNQYDLIELRTKKGIHMLVPGITGWAQVNGRDILTIPIKVEYDDYYLQHRSFLFDMKILYMTFLKVVKREGVTH from the coding sequence ATGAAACGTATTTTTGACCTTCTTGCGGCGATCGTTATCCTGGTGATTATCAGCATCCCGCTGCTGATCATCGCTTTGCTCGTGAGGCTGACCTCGAAGGGGCCTGTGCTGCACTGGTCGGACAGGGTGGGCATCAATAACACGATATTCAGGATGCCGAAGTTCAGGACAATGCGGATCGAGACACCTCCTATTGCTACACATCTTTTAGATGATCCGGATAAATACCTTACGCCCATTGGACCACTTCTGCGAAGATTCAGCCTCGATGAGTTCCCTCAATTGTGGAGTGTCCTGAAGGGTGATATGAGCCTGGTCGGTCCGAGGCCGGCGCTGTATAACCAGTATGATCTGATCGAACTGAGAACAAAAAAGGGCATCCATATGCTTGTTCCCGGGATTACTGGCTGGGCGCAGGTGAACGGCAGGGACATCCTTACGATCCCCATCAAAGTAGAATACGACGATTATTATCTGCAACACCGATCCTTCTTGTTTGATATGAAGATCTTATACATGACCTTCCTGAAGGTCGTCAAGCGGGAAGGGGTTACCCACTAA
- a CDS encoding NAD-dependent epimerase/dehydratase family protein, with amino-acid sequence MICGNILVTGVDGFLGSAIVRQAVNAGLSVIATDRFGKLKFSGVDYIPADILNPLSLSKVFDGANCVCHVAGLAHIFNKYEASGAPFYEVNVAGTKNVAHAAIRAGVQHFIFISSVSVYGGESHGKNEDSECFPEGPYAESKWNAEQLLTGLCQREGMDLTILRLATLYGEEDPGNVARLIRSIDRGRFVWVGKGKNPKSLLHREDAARACVEAINKPQPGINIYNVSGPACTMKDIVETIATALGKRVPSLHIPSSFALGFAKILKRFSLNHGKFSTVYDTLQKWLADDYYNRDKFCKAFDFKTNVSLEEGIKREVSWYKDSGN; translated from the coding sequence ATGATATGTGGCAATATATTAGTAACCGGTGTTGATGGTTTTTTGGGCTCGGCAATTGTTCGTCAAGCGGTTAACGCTGGTTTGTCGGTAATTGCAACTGACCGGTTTGGCAAATTGAAATTTTCTGGTGTTGATTACATCCCCGCCGATATTCTTAATCCTCTCAGTTTGTCGAAAGTATTCGATGGAGCGAACTGCGTGTGTCATGTCGCGGGATTGGCGCATATCTTTAACAAATATGAAGCGTCAGGGGCGCCCTTCTATGAAGTGAATGTTGCAGGTACGAAAAATGTTGCACATGCTGCGATCAGAGCCGGAGTGCAACATTTTATATTTATAAGCTCAGTTTCTGTTTATGGTGGTGAGTCACACGGAAAAAATGAGGACTCAGAGTGTTTTCCGGAAGGACCATATGCGGAAAGCAAATGGAATGCAGAACAGCTGCTTACCGGTCTTTGCCAGAGAGAAGGGATGGATCTCACAATTTTGCGTCTGGCAACACTTTACGGTGAGGAGGATCCGGGCAATGTGGCCCGTCTTATTCGATCAATAGATCGAGGACGATTTGTCTGGGTCGGTAAAGGTAAGAATCCTAAGAGCCTTCTTCATCGAGAGGATGCCGCTCGGGCATGTGTTGAAGCTATTAACAAACCTCAACCTGGAATAAATATTTATAATGTTTCTGGACCAGCTTGTACTATGAAGGATATTGTGGAAACCATTGCTACTGCTTTAGGAAAACGAGTGCCTTCATTACATATACCCTCATCTTTTGCGTTAGGTTTTGCTAAAATATTGAAAAGATTTTCTTTAAATCATGGCAAGTTTAGTACTGTATACGATACTCTACAAAAGTGGTTGGCTGATGATTATTACAATAGGGATAAATTTTGTAAGGCTTTTGATTTTAAAACTAATGTAAGTTTGGAAGAAGGAATAAAGCGAGAAGTGTCATGGTATAAAGATTCAGGAAATTAA
- a CDS encoding glycosyltransferase family 4 protein encodes MLKSKNIWVISELYYPEETSTGHYMTKIAEALAKELSVKVLSSKPNYASRGIYVPRREIHNNVEIYRCFSTTFNKNNLFLRIINIVTISLSIFITCIIKMRRGDIVLVVTNPPLLPYIAVFACLMRKSKCLIRIDDVYPDILVVSDIISRNGILFNMLNRSTKYLYKKADCIITLGRDMRSLVANKMNGNNNSINVITNWADVDEVSPIPKATNNLLKELGLFDKFVVQCAGNIGRVQGIECLFAVAKQLKVHKDIHFLFIGSGAKKEWLVEQIEKSNMKNITVLGNRPRSDQVNFLNACDIAVVSLMPGMLGVSVPSRMYNIFAAGKPIIAIVDENSEVALTVEEERLGWVATPDDPAKIADIILMAKSHPALIEEMGKKARDMAESKYSYKKILNAYLTIMDGMVKS; translated from the coding sequence ATGCTAAAAAGCAAAAACATTTGGGTTATATCTGAATTATATTATCCGGAGGAAACATCAACGGGACATTATATGACCAAGATTGCAGAGGCATTAGCAAAAGAATTAAGCGTTAAAGTTCTGAGTTCCAAACCTAATTATGCTTCACGTGGAATATACGTTCCAAGACGTGAAATTCATAATAATGTGGAAATTTATCGTTGCTTTTCAACTACATTCAATAAAAACAATCTTTTTTTGAGAATTATTAATATAGTAACAATAAGTTTATCTATTTTTATAACATGCATCATAAAAATGAGAAGAGGCGATATTGTCTTAGTGGTTACTAATCCACCATTATTGCCATACATTGCAGTATTTGCATGTCTTATGCGAAAATCGAAATGTTTAATTCGAATTGATGACGTATATCCCGATATTTTGGTTGTATCAGATATCATATCAAGGAATGGCATACTTTTTAATATGCTTAATAGGAGCACTAAATATCTTTATAAAAAAGCCGATTGTATTATTACCTTGGGAAGAGATATGCGTTCGCTTGTTGCGAACAAAATGAATGGTAATAACAATAGTATAAATGTAATAACAAATTGGGCCGATGTAGATGAGGTTAGCCCTATCCCGAAAGCTACTAATAATCTATTGAAAGAACTCGGATTATTTGACAAATTTGTAGTGCAGTGTGCAGGCAATATAGGGAGAGTTCAAGGCATTGAATGTCTATTTGCGGTTGCAAAGCAACTAAAAGTTCATAAAGACATTCATTTTTTATTTATTGGTTCTGGTGCAAAAAAGGAATGGCTTGTGGAACAAATTGAAAAGAGCAATATGAAAAATATAACTGTACTTGGTAACAGGCCACGAAGTGATCAGGTTAATTTTCTAAATGCCTGCGACATAGCGGTTGTTTCATTGATGCCAGGAATGCTTGGAGTTTCCGTTCCAAGTCGAATGTATAATATTTTTGCAGCAGGAAAGCCGATCATTGCGATAGTTGATGAGAATTCAGAAGTAGCATTAACAGTGGAGGAAGAAAGATTGGGATGGGTTGCCACCCCTGATGATCCTGCTAAGATAGCTGATATTATTTTAATGGCAAAGTCACATCCTGCATTGATTGAAGAAATGGGAAAAAAAGCACGAGATATGGCCGAAAGTAAATATTCTTATAAAAAGATTTTAAATGCTTATCTTACAATCATGGATGGAATGGTAAAAAGCTAA
- a CDS encoding NAD-dependent epimerase/dehydratase family protein, translating into MEDYKKHYEGKIVLITGGAGAIGSNLTKAIAGLNAKMVIVFDNMSAAYEWNIPSLPNVLFVKGSVTDEVALKRVFALKPDIAYHLAAFFANQNSVDFPQHDLIINGLGTLLVYQYAQMSGTDRLVYASSGCSIYGSAAPLPLKEDFMSMHLTTPYQITKMLGELYGNFFYHHYGLPIVKTRFFNSYGPGEVPGQYRNVIPNFIFRALSGLPLPFTGNGDETRDFTYVLDIVDALLRASYYEQAIGQEMNIASGSEVNILQMAELINELTGNKAGIVRAERRIWDTKKRLLASIGKAKELLDYEPKMNFQDGLNITIQWFKDNWENIRRDAEFPPGMSAAAFGVTVKR; encoded by the coding sequence ATGGAAGATTATAAAAAACATTATGAAGGCAAGATTGTTTTGATTACCGGTGGTGCCGGAGCAATTGGGTCGAACTTAACAAAGGCGATAGCCGGGCTCAACGCAAAAATGGTTATTGTTTTTGACAATATGTCTGCTGCCTATGAGTGGAATATCCCTTCGTTGCCAAATGTGCTTTTCGTGAAAGGTTCGGTCACGGACGAAGTTGCCTTAAAACGTGTTTTTGCACTTAAACCAGACATCGCATACCATCTGGCAGCCTTTTTTGCTAATCAAAATTCTGTTGATTTTCCTCAACACGATTTAATTATCAATGGTTTAGGCACATTACTTGTTTACCAGTATGCCCAGATGTCAGGAACCGATAGGCTCGTGTATGCTTCCTCGGGTTGTTCGATATATGGTTCGGCTGCGCCATTGCCATTGAAGGAAGATTTTATGTCCATGCATCTGACAACACCATATCAAATAACAAAAATGCTGGGTGAATTATATGGGAATTTCTTTTATCATCATTACGGTTTGCCGATCGTAAAAACGCGTTTTTTTAATTCATATGGACCTGGCGAGGTACCCGGACAATACCGTAATGTAATTCCAAATTTTATATTCAGAGCTCTCTCCGGATTGCCTTTACCCTTTACAGGTAATGGCGATGAAACAAGAGATTTTACATATGTTCTGGATATAGTCGATGCGCTCTTGCGGGCAAGTTATTACGAACAAGCAATAGGTCAGGAGATGAATATCGCATCAGGCAGTGAAGTGAATATACTTCAGATGGCTGAACTTATCAACGAGTTAACCGGAAATAAGGCCGGGATCGTCAGGGCTGAACGGAGGATATGGGATACAAAGAAAAGACTACTTGCCTCAATAGGCAAAGCCAAAGAACTGTTGGATTATGAGCCGAAGATGAATTTTCAGGACGGCTTGAATATCACAATTCAATGGTTTAAAGACAACTGGGAAAACATTCGTCGCGATGCAGAGTTTCCTCCGGGTATGTCCGCTGCAGCATTTGGAGTGACTGTAAAAAGATGA
- a CDS encoding NAD(P)-dependent oxidoreductase: protein MANILLTGGRGFIGTNLTNELRSRGYNVWTSDILQGEDLQHLKADTGVYQQMDVICRQYKFDYVYHLAAEYGRWNGEDHYENLWRTNVIGTKNMLRLQEQHRFKMIFFSSAEVYGDYEELMSEDVMERIPIKQMNDYAITKWAGELQCLNHTAMFGVKVVRVRPVGCYGPHEYYSRYRGVIPIFVYHCLMNKPFTVYRGHKRIFDYVEDTCRTFANITDNFIPGEVYNIGSKEEWSISIEELADIVLKETGASPSLAEYKGEEGFTTRVKVVDFSKSRRDLKHDPKIDIYEGIKRYVAWARKVYNK, encoded by the coding sequence ATGGCTAATATTTTATTAACAGGCGGAAGAGGCTTTATTGGTACCAATTTGACAAATGAATTACGATCACGTGGTTATAATGTATGGACAAGTGATATTTTGCAAGGAGAAGACCTTCAGCACCTGAAGGCAGATACTGGTGTCTATCAGCAAATGGATGTTATTTGCAGGCAATACAAATTTGACTATGTATATCATCTTGCGGCTGAATACGGCCGCTGGAATGGCGAAGACCACTACGAAAACCTTTGGCGTACAAATGTGATTGGAACCAAAAACATGTTGCGATTACAGGAACAACATCGGTTCAAGATGATATTTTTTTCCAGCGCAGAGGTGTATGGTGACTATGAAGAACTTATGTCAGAAGATGTAATGGAGCGCATACCAATAAAACAAATGAATGACTATGCAATAACGAAATGGGCCGGTGAGCTACAATGTTTAAATCATACAGCAATGTTCGGCGTCAAAGTCGTGCGTGTACGTCCTGTAGGTTGCTATGGTCCGCACGAGTATTACAGTAGGTACAGAGGTGTTATCCCTATTTTTGTTTACCACTGTCTTATGAACAAACCATTCACAGTATACAGAGGTCATAAAAGAATCTTTGACTATGTTGAAGACACGTGCAGGACCTTTGCTAACATTACGGATAATTTTATTCCCGGTGAAGTCTATAATATCGGTAGCAAGGAAGAATGGTCAATTAGTATCGAGGAACTTGCCGATATTGTTTTGAAAGAGACTGGAGCCAGTCCGAGTTTGGCGGAATACAAAGGTGAAGAAGGATTTACTACACGAGTGAAGGTTGTTGACTTCTCGAAGTCACGCAGGGATTTAAAACATGATCCGAAGATAGATATATATGAAGGAATCAAGCGCTACGTGGCATGGGCAAGGAAAGTTTATAATAAATAA
- a CDS encoding class I SAM-dependent methyltransferase has protein sequence MDETKRQDFDVEKAWHEQKFYIDSGHWTSHPLFASRERHWLQNHVKKIRFYSFLYRFIKKEYYKNGADVLMAPLGDGYDLQYLQGIYKNICGIDLSPIALSKCPNVVTKKEGDILTSGYEDESFDIIICALFLHHVHDIGFEPFVREYYRILRKGGVLAILEPSSLYPISWIFAYLHKIMGNVTGKVEGERPISPLCLNKILTETNFKKVCIRGITLNHVRFPFWIQTFINLLDYPIRRFIPFNLFSESVGWYCKK, from the coding sequence ATGGATGAAACGAAGAGACAGGATTTCGATGTAGAAAAAGCCTGGCATGAACAAAAGTTTTATATAGATTCTGGCCACTGGACATCTCATCCGTTATTTGCTTCTCGTGAAAGACACTGGTTGCAGAATCATGTAAAAAAAATAAGATTTTATAGTTTTTTGTATAGGTTTATTAAAAAAGAGTATTATAAAAATGGCGCCGATGTTTTGATGGCACCCTTAGGAGATGGCTATGATTTACAATATCTGCAAGGTATTTATAAAAATATTTGCGGAATTGATCTTTCGCCGATAGCTCTTAGTAAATGTCCGAACGTAGTAACAAAAAAAGAAGGGGATATTTTAACTTCTGGTTATGAAGATGAGTCTTTTGATATTATTATTTGCGCTCTGTTTCTTCATCATGTTCATGATATTGGATTTGAACCTTTCGTAAGAGAGTATTATAGAATCTTACGTAAAGGAGGGGTGTTGGCCATTCTCGAACCCTCCTCATTGTACCCAATAAGCTGGATTTTTGCTTATTTGCATAAAATTATGGGTAACGTTACAGGAAAAGTGGAAGGAGAAAGACCTATCTCACCACTTTGTTTAAACAAAATACTTACTGAAACAAATTTTAAAAAAGTTTGTATTAGAGGAATCACCTTAAACCATGTAAGATTTCCTTTCTGGATACAGACATTTATTAATTTGTTAGATTATCCAATAAGACGTTTTATTCCATTCAATCTTTTCTCAGAAAGCGTTGGATGGTATTGTAAAAAATAG
- a CDS encoding DUF362 domain-containing protein, giving the protein MEPPDLLVKQFGESFSSLSFEEDFRKAKAVFIKPNLTYNTYKKGVTTRKEFIEALVAALREINTSTKIYIGEGEGGYNSFSMTEAMHNMGFYNIEKSYPNVEIVNLSELPSQEIELKAYGKPYPVRLPELFFTDIDFSITCPLPKVHCMTGITLSFKNQWGCLPDTMRIKNHYVFDEIIGQVCEKLKFRYAFLDGKYGLDNNGPMMGDPIEINWLVASNSLGAFDMVVTEMMGFNWWRVGHLKMADYYGYLPKREDVKIIGDIETLKRKFTLKRDIWNYPALAAFHSKKLTHFFYFSRWAKLLHDIMYLFRTRPIQ; this is encoded by the coding sequence ATGGAACCGCCCGACTTACTTGTGAAACAATTTGGCGAGTCTTTCTCATCGTTATCTTTTGAAGAGGATTTTAGAAAAGCTAAAGCTGTTTTTATCAAGCCTAACCTTACATATAATACTTACAAAAAAGGTGTAACAACAAGGAAGGAATTTATAGAAGCGCTTGTCGCTGCTTTACGGGAGATCAATACTTCCACAAAAATCTATATTGGTGAAGGCGAAGGCGGTTACAACAGTTTTTCTATGACAGAGGCCATGCATAATATGGGTTTTTACAATATTGAGAAGTCATACCCGAATGTTGAAATAGTTAACCTTTCAGAACTTCCATCACAAGAAATTGAACTTAAAGCATATGGCAAACCTTATCCTGTTCGTTTGCCGGAGTTGTTTTTTACTGATATTGATTTTTCTATCACATGCCCACTTCCGAAGGTGCATTGTATGACCGGAATCACCCTTTCGTTCAAGAATCAATGGGGTTGCCTTCCCGATACAATGAGAATTAAGAATCACTATGTATTTGATGAGATTATAGGACAGGTCTGCGAAAAACTTAAGTTTCGTTATGCTTTTTTAGATGGAAAATATGGGTTAGACAATAATGGCCCCATGATGGGAGATCCGATAGAAATCAACTGGCTTGTTGCCTCCAATTCACTTGGTGCCTTTGATATGGTTGTCACAGAAATGATGGGGTTTAATTGGTGGCGTGTCGGTCACTTGAAAATGGCTGATTACTACGGGTATTTGCCTAAAAGAGAAGATGTCAAAATTATTGGTGATATAGAAACTTTAAAGAGAAAGTTTACTTTAAAGAGAGATATTTGGAATTATCCGGCCCTTGCTGCCTTTCATTCCAAAAAACTGACACACTTTTTTTATTTCTCAAGATGGGCAAAACTGCTACATGATATCATGTATCTATTTAGAACGAGACCCATTCAGTAA
- a CDS encoding glycosyltransferase — MKVLNVNMSLDPVRGGGSVERTFQMSRHLVKAGLKCKVVTTDIGLTPQRINELEGVDVIALSTLVKRFYIPMFSYRKIREIVKSIDIIHLMNHWTFLNAVVYIIARRMKKPYVVCPAGSLPYHKRSEKIKKIYNLLIGYRIIRNADGCIAISPDEIDQFREYGVHTDKISIIPNGINPDDFYDVHENTFRKKFNIGDKPFVLFMGRLTSIKGPDLLLRAFCNVTNSQNIGYHLVFAGPDGDMLPELKKISQEQSVGNKVHFIGYVGGTDKVNAYYAANLLAIPSRQEAMSIVSLEAGITGTPVLLTDRCGFNIVEDINGGKVVPATVDGLERGLTEFFSRPGQLESMGRNLRKYVYENYTWEKIINKHLVLYSKILKKNS, encoded by the coding sequence GTGAAGGTATTGAATGTGAATATGTCGCTTGATCCTGTTCGTGGAGGAGGCAGCGTTGAGAGAACATTCCAAATGAGCCGGCATTTGGTGAAGGCGGGGTTAAAATGTAAAGTGGTCACGACAGATATTGGTTTGACACCCCAACGTATAAATGAATTGGAAGGAGTAGACGTTATAGCGCTTTCTACCTTGGTGAAAAGATTTTATATTCCGATGTTCTCATATAGAAAAATTAGAGAAATCGTAAAGAGCATAGATATTATACATCTCATGAATCATTGGACCTTCTTAAATGCAGTTGTGTACATTATCGCACGTCGCATGAAAAAACCATATGTTGTATGTCCCGCCGGTTCCCTCCCATATCATAAAAGGTCAGAAAAAATAAAAAAAATTTATAACCTGCTTATTGGTTACCGGATAATTCGAAATGCAGATGGATGTATTGCGATATCTCCGGATGAAATTGATCAGTTTCGTGAATACGGTGTCCATACCGATAAAATATCAATTATTCCTAACGGTATTAATCCCGATGATTTTTATGATGTCCATGAAAATACTTTTCGTAAAAAGTTTAATATAGGAGACAAGCCTTTTGTTTTGTTTATGGGCAGATTAACTTCAATAAAAGGGCCAGATCTTCTTCTAAGGGCATTCTGTAATGTAACAAATTCACAAAACATCGGTTATCATTTGGTTTTTGCAGGCCCAGATGGAGACATGCTTCCTGAATTAAAGAAAATTTCTCAGGAACAAAGTGTAGGCAATAAGGTTCATTTCATAGGATATGTGGGTGGAACTGACAAGGTAAATGCCTACTATGCAGCAAATTTATTGGCAATTCCTTCGCGGCAGGAAGCCATGTCAATAGTCTCCCTTGAAGCTGGTATTACAGGAACCCCTGTATTATTAACCGACCGCTGTGGTTTTAATATTGTGGAAGATATTAATGGCGGAAAAGTAGTACCTGCAACCGTTGATGGATTGGAAAGGGGACTAACTGAATTTTTTAGCAGACCAGGCCAGTTGGAATCAATGGGAAGGAATCTTCGTAAGTATGTATACGAAAATTATACTTGGGAAAAAATAATCAATAAGCACCTTGTGCTATATAGTAAGATACTAAAAAAAAATTCATAA
- a CDS encoding glycosyltransferase has translation MQYVEISVLMSCHNADRWLREAIDSVLAQTFEDYEFMIVDDGSTDETWKIIQSYRDRDERIVAISKNNTGLADSLNVGIAHARGKWIARLDADDLCETKRLEEQMNFVRKHADVILLGTGFLEIDENSRVIKRHIYPTNHQVLLRHLERLQRFFPHSSAFYRSDTARQVGGYNKRFHRAQDRRLWLEMSMRGQIACLPIPLVRNRKHTAQISNDDRGRRQLFYGSLATICHFMQKAGYKDPSVNGSENEWNEFLSWVEKRIQESGVFERRSNWANARALYFAAGNKLAGAFSFGTALLQSGYANALIRERFFGSCLPQRLAWEWIERSHPTL, from the coding sequence ATGCAATACGTGGAAATATCCGTCCTTATGTCTTGCCACAATGCAGATCGTTGGTTGCGAGAGGCTATAGACAGCGTGCTGGCACAGACATTTGAAGATTATGAGTTTATGATAGTTGATGATGGCTCAACAGATGAAACGTGGAAAATAATACAGAGTTATCGCGATAGGGATGAACGCATCGTGGCCATATCCAAGAACAATACGGGACTAGCCGATTCTCTCAATGTGGGTATTGCACATGCCAGAGGAAAATGGATCGCCCGTTTAGATGCGGATGATCTCTGCGAAACGAAACGGCTTGAGGAGCAGATGAACTTTGTCCGTAAACATGCCGATGTGATACTTCTTGGCACCGGTTTTCTTGAAATCGATGAGAATAGCCGTGTGATTAAAAGACATATCTATCCAACCAACCACCAGGTGCTATTGCGCCATCTGGAAAGGTTGCAACGGTTTTTCCCTCATTCATCTGCTTTTTATCGTTCCGATACGGCAAGACAGGTAGGTGGATATAATAAGAGATTTCACAGAGCACAAGATCGGCGGTTATGGTTGGAAATGTCAATGCGAGGTCAAATTGCTTGCTTGCCTATTCCGCTTGTTCGAAACAGAAAACATACGGCTCAAATTTCTAACGATGATCGCGGACGGAGACAGCTTTTTTATGGCAGCTTAGCAACAATCTGCCATTTTATGCAAAAGGCGGGTTACAAAGACCCATCTGTCAATGGAAGTGAAAATGAATGGAATGAGTTTTTATCTTGGGTTGAGAAGCGGATTCAAGAATCAGGGGTATTTGAAAGGCGTAGTAACTGGGCTAATGCACGAGCCTTGTATTTTGCGGCAGGAAACAAACTGGCTGGCGCATTTAGTTTCGGCACAGCTCTTTTACAATCTGGCTACGCTAATGCGCTGATACGGGAAAGGTTCTTTGGTTCTTGTCTCCCGCAGCGGCTGGCATGGGAATGGATTGAGCGCTCGCATCCGACATTGTAG